Proteins encoded by one window of Vanacampus margaritifer isolate UIUO_Vmar chromosome 17, RoL_Vmar_1.0, whole genome shotgun sequence:
- the rxrba gene encoding retinoic acid receptor RXR-beta-A isoform X7 — MGDSRDSRSPDSSSVSSPPSGQRSPPLVPSAAASMTSLPPISTAGVSSPISSIGSPFSVISSSLGSPCLPGTPSVGYGPISSPQINSTVSMSGLHTVSSSDDVKPPIGLKLSAHSPGPMLSQKRLCSICGDRSSGKHYGVYSCEGCKGFFKRTVRKDLTYTCRDTKDCMVDKRQRNRCQYCRYQKCLAMGMKREVAKMSDRSVQEERQRNKEREGEVESTSVVNEEMPVEKILEAEMAVEQKTELHADGSSGGSSPNDPVTNICQAADKQLFTLVEWAKRIPHFSELALDDQVILLRAGWNELLIASFSHRSISVKDGILLATGLHVHRSSAHSAGVGAIFDRVLTELVSKMRDMQMDKTELGCLRAIILFNPDAKGLSNPSEVELLRERVYASLETYCKQKYPDQQGRFAKLLLRLPALRSIGLKCLEHLFFFKLIGDTPIDTFLMEMLEAPHQLT; from the exons ATGGGAGACAGTCGAG ATTCACGGAGTCCGGACAGTTCGTCTGTGTCCTCCCCGCCATCAGGCCAGCGCTCGCCACCTCTGGTACCCTCCGCGGCGGCCTCCATGACCTCCCTGCCTCCCATCTCCACCGCCGGCGTCAGCAGCCCCATCAGTAGCATCGGTTCCCCTTTTTCGGTCATCAGCTCCTCGCTGGGCTCCCCCTGCCTGCCAGGAACGCCGTCGGTCGGCTACGGTCCCATCAGCAGTCCGCAG ATCAACTCCACAGTCTCCATGTCAGGACTTCACACGGTGAGCAGCTCAGATGACGTCAAACCTCCGATCGGTCTGAAGCTGTCGGCGCACAGCCCGGGCCCGATGCTTTCCCAGAAACGCCTTTGTTCCATCTGCGGCGACCGATCCTCTG gaAAGCACTATGGCGTGTACAGCTGCGAGGGCTGCAAAGGCTTTTTCAAGCGGACGGTGCGCAAAGACCTGACCTACACCTGTCGGGACACCAAGGACTGCATGGTCGACAAGAGGCAGAGGAACCGCTGCCAATACTGCCGCTACCAGAAGTGCCTGGCCATGGGCATGAAGAGAGAAG TGGCTAAGATGAGCGACAGAT CCGTCCAAGAGGAGCGCCAGAGGAACAAGGAGCGCGAGGGCGAGGTGGAGTCCACCAGCGTGGTCAACGAGGAGATGCCAGTGGAGAAGATTTTGGAGGCAGAGATGGCCGTGGAGCAGAAGACGGAGCTTCACGCCGACGGAAGCTCCGGAGGAAGCTCC CCCAACGACCCCGTCACCAACATCTGCCAGGCGGCGGACAAGCAGCTCTTCACGCTGGTGGAGTGGGCCAAGAGGATCCCGCACTTTTCTGAGCTGGCCCTCGACGATCAGGTTATCTTGCTACGCGCAG GTTGGAATGAGCTACTGATCGCCTCCTTCTCCCACCGCTCCATCTCGGTGAAGGACGGAATCTTGCTGGCCACCGGCCTCCACGTGCACCGGAGCAGCGCTCACAGCGCCGGCGTCGGAGCCATCTTTGACAG GGTTTTGACGGAGCTGGTGAGCAAAATGAGAGACATGCAGATGGACAAGACCGAGCTGGGCTGCCTGCGCGCCATCATCCTCTTCAATCCAG ATGCCAAGGGTTTGTCCAACCCCAGCGAGGTGGAGCTGCTGAGGGAACGGGTGTACGCGTCCCTGGAGACGTACTGCAAGCAGAAGTACCCGGACCAGCAGGGCAG GTTTGCCAAGCTCCTCCTGCGTCTGCCGGCGCTGCGCTCCATCGGCCTGAAGTGCCTGGAGCACCTGTTCTTCTTCAAGCTGATTGGCGACACGCCCATCGACACCTTCCTCATGGAGATGCTGGAGGCCCCTCACCAGCTCACCTAG
- the rxrba gene encoding retinoic acid receptor RXR-beta-A isoform X2, giving the protein MGDSRDSRSPDSSSVSSPPSGQRSPPLVPSAAASMTSLPPISTAGVSSPISSIGSPFSVISSSLGSPCLPGTPSVGYGPISSPQINSTVSMSGLHTVSSSDDVKPPIGLKLSAHSPGPMLSQKRLCSICGDRSSGKHYGVYSCEGCKGFFKRTVRKDLTYTCRDTKDCMVDKRQRNRCQYCRYQKCLAMGMKREAVQEERQRNKEREGEVESTSVVNEEMPVEKILEAEMAVEQKTELHADGSSGGSSPNDPVTNICQAADKQLFTLVEWAKRIPHFSELALDDQVILLRAGWNELLIASFSHRSISVKDGILLATGLHVHRSSAHSAGVGAIFDRAHNAEVGAIFDRVLTELVSKMRDMQMDKTELGCLRAIILFNPDAKGLSNPSEVELLRERVYASLETYCKQKYPDQQGSSNWQKSRDPVTYASALRFAKLLLRLPALRSIGLKCLEHLFFFKLIGDTPIDTFLMEMLEAPHQLT; this is encoded by the exons ATGGGAGACAGTCGAG ATTCACGGAGTCCGGACAGTTCGTCTGTGTCCTCCCCGCCATCAGGCCAGCGCTCGCCACCTCTGGTACCCTCCGCGGCGGCCTCCATGACCTCCCTGCCTCCCATCTCCACCGCCGGCGTCAGCAGCCCCATCAGTAGCATCGGTTCCCCTTTTTCGGTCATCAGCTCCTCGCTGGGCTCCCCCTGCCTGCCAGGAACGCCGTCGGTCGGCTACGGTCCCATCAGCAGTCCGCAG ATCAACTCCACAGTCTCCATGTCAGGACTTCACACGGTGAGCAGCTCAGATGACGTCAAACCTCCGATCGGTCTGAAGCTGTCGGCGCACAGCCCGGGCCCGATGCTTTCCCAGAAACGCCTTTGTTCCATCTGCGGCGACCGATCCTCTG gaAAGCACTATGGCGTGTACAGCTGCGAGGGCTGCAAAGGCTTTTTCAAGCGGACGGTGCGCAAAGACCTGACCTACACCTGTCGGGACACCAAGGACTGCATGGTCGACAAGAGGCAGAGGAACCGCTGCCAATACTGCCGCTACCAGAAGTGCCTGGCCATGGGCATGAAGAGAGAAG CCGTCCAAGAGGAGCGCCAGAGGAACAAGGAGCGCGAGGGCGAGGTGGAGTCCACCAGCGTGGTCAACGAGGAGATGCCAGTGGAGAAGATTTTGGAGGCAGAGATGGCCGTGGAGCAGAAGACGGAGCTTCACGCCGACGGAAGCTCCGGAGGAAGCTCC CCCAACGACCCCGTCACCAACATCTGCCAGGCGGCGGACAAGCAGCTCTTCACGCTGGTGGAGTGGGCCAAGAGGATCCCGCACTTTTCTGAGCTGGCCCTCGACGATCAGGTTATCTTGCTACGCGCAG GTTGGAATGAGCTACTGATCGCCTCCTTCTCCCACCGCTCCATCTCGGTGAAGGACGGAATCTTGCTGGCCACCGGCCTCCACGTGCACCGGAGCAGCGCTCACAGCGCCGGCGTCGGAGCCATCTTTGACAG GGCGCACAATGCTGAGGTTGGGGCCATATTTGACAG GGTTTTGACGGAGCTGGTGAGCAAAATGAGAGACATGCAGATGGACAAGACCGAGCTGGGCTGCCTGCGCGCCATCATCCTCTTCAATCCAG ATGCCAAGGGTTTGTCCAACCCCAGCGAGGTGGAGCTGCTGAGGGAACGGGTGTACGCGTCCCTGGAGACGTACTGCAAGCAGAAGTACCCGGACCAGCAGGGCAG CTCTAATTGGCAGAAGTCGAGGGATCCAGTCACGTACGCTTCCGCCCTTAGGTTTGCCAAGCTCCTCCTGCGTCTGCCGGCGCTGCGCTCCATCGGCCTGAAGTGCCTGGAGCACCTGTTCTTCTTCAAGCTGATTGGCGACACGCCCATCGACACCTTCCTCATGGAGATGCTGGAGGCCCCTCACCAGCTCACCTAG
- the rxrba gene encoding retinoic acid receptor RXR-beta-A isoform X3 — protein sequence MGDSRDSRSPDSSSVSSPPSGQRSPPLVPSAAASMTSLPPISTAGVSSPISSIGSPFSVISSSLGSPCLPGTPSVGYGPISSPQINSTVSMSGLHTVSSSDDVKPPIGLKLSAHSPGPMLSQKRLCSICGDRSSGKHYGVYSCEGCKGFFKRTVRKDLTYTCRDTKDCMVDKRQRNRCQYCRYQKCLAMGMKREVAKMSDRSVQEERQRNKEREGEVESTSVVNEEMPVEKILEAEMAVEQKTELHADGSSGGSSPNDPVTNICQAADKQLFTLVEWAKRIPHFSELALDDQVILLRAGWNELLIASFSHRSISVKDGILLATGLHVHRSSAHSAGVGAIFDRVLTELVSKMRDMQMDKTELGCLRAIILFNPDAKGLSNPSEVELLRERVYASLETYCKQKYPDQQGSSNWQKSRDPVTYASALRFAKLLLRLPALRSIGLKCLEHLFFFKLIGDTPIDTFLMEMLEAPHQLT from the exons ATGGGAGACAGTCGAG ATTCACGGAGTCCGGACAGTTCGTCTGTGTCCTCCCCGCCATCAGGCCAGCGCTCGCCACCTCTGGTACCCTCCGCGGCGGCCTCCATGACCTCCCTGCCTCCCATCTCCACCGCCGGCGTCAGCAGCCCCATCAGTAGCATCGGTTCCCCTTTTTCGGTCATCAGCTCCTCGCTGGGCTCCCCCTGCCTGCCAGGAACGCCGTCGGTCGGCTACGGTCCCATCAGCAGTCCGCAG ATCAACTCCACAGTCTCCATGTCAGGACTTCACACGGTGAGCAGCTCAGATGACGTCAAACCTCCGATCGGTCTGAAGCTGTCGGCGCACAGCCCGGGCCCGATGCTTTCCCAGAAACGCCTTTGTTCCATCTGCGGCGACCGATCCTCTG gaAAGCACTATGGCGTGTACAGCTGCGAGGGCTGCAAAGGCTTTTTCAAGCGGACGGTGCGCAAAGACCTGACCTACACCTGTCGGGACACCAAGGACTGCATGGTCGACAAGAGGCAGAGGAACCGCTGCCAATACTGCCGCTACCAGAAGTGCCTGGCCATGGGCATGAAGAGAGAAG TGGCTAAGATGAGCGACAGAT CCGTCCAAGAGGAGCGCCAGAGGAACAAGGAGCGCGAGGGCGAGGTGGAGTCCACCAGCGTGGTCAACGAGGAGATGCCAGTGGAGAAGATTTTGGAGGCAGAGATGGCCGTGGAGCAGAAGACGGAGCTTCACGCCGACGGAAGCTCCGGAGGAAGCTCC CCCAACGACCCCGTCACCAACATCTGCCAGGCGGCGGACAAGCAGCTCTTCACGCTGGTGGAGTGGGCCAAGAGGATCCCGCACTTTTCTGAGCTGGCCCTCGACGATCAGGTTATCTTGCTACGCGCAG GTTGGAATGAGCTACTGATCGCCTCCTTCTCCCACCGCTCCATCTCGGTGAAGGACGGAATCTTGCTGGCCACCGGCCTCCACGTGCACCGGAGCAGCGCTCACAGCGCCGGCGTCGGAGCCATCTTTGACAG GGTTTTGACGGAGCTGGTGAGCAAAATGAGAGACATGCAGATGGACAAGACCGAGCTGGGCTGCCTGCGCGCCATCATCCTCTTCAATCCAG ATGCCAAGGGTTTGTCCAACCCCAGCGAGGTGGAGCTGCTGAGGGAACGGGTGTACGCGTCCCTGGAGACGTACTGCAAGCAGAAGTACCCGGACCAGCAGGGCAG CTCTAATTGGCAGAAGTCGAGGGATCCAGTCACGTACGCTTCCGCCCTTAGGTTTGCCAAGCTCCTCCTGCGTCTGCCGGCGCTGCGCTCCATCGGCCTGAAGTGCCTGGAGCACCTGTTCTTCTTCAAGCTGATTGGCGACACGCCCATCGACACCTTCCTCATGGAGATGCTGGAGGCCCCTCACCAGCTCACCTAG
- the rxrba gene encoding retinoic acid receptor RXR-beta-A isoform X1: MGDSRDSRSPDSSSVSSPPSGQRSPPLVPSAAASMTSLPPISTAGVSSPISSIGSPFSVISSSLGSPCLPGTPSVGYGPISSPQINSTVSMSGLHTVSSSDDVKPPIGLKLSAHSPGPMLSQKRLCSICGDRSSGKHYGVYSCEGCKGFFKRTVRKDLTYTCRDTKDCMVDKRQRNRCQYCRYQKCLAMGMKREVAKMSDRSVQEERQRNKEREGEVESTSVVNEEMPVEKILEAEMAVEQKTELHADGSSGGSSPNDPVTNICQAADKQLFTLVEWAKRIPHFSELALDDQVILLRAGWNELLIASFSHRSISVKDGILLATGLHVHRSSAHSAGVGAIFDRAHNAEVGAIFDRVLTELVSKMRDMQMDKTELGCLRAIILFNPDAKGLSNPSEVELLRERVYASLETYCKQKYPDQQGSSNWQKSRDPVTYASALRFAKLLLRLPALRSIGLKCLEHLFFFKLIGDTPIDTFLMEMLEAPHQLT, translated from the exons ATGGGAGACAGTCGAG ATTCACGGAGTCCGGACAGTTCGTCTGTGTCCTCCCCGCCATCAGGCCAGCGCTCGCCACCTCTGGTACCCTCCGCGGCGGCCTCCATGACCTCCCTGCCTCCCATCTCCACCGCCGGCGTCAGCAGCCCCATCAGTAGCATCGGTTCCCCTTTTTCGGTCATCAGCTCCTCGCTGGGCTCCCCCTGCCTGCCAGGAACGCCGTCGGTCGGCTACGGTCCCATCAGCAGTCCGCAG ATCAACTCCACAGTCTCCATGTCAGGACTTCACACGGTGAGCAGCTCAGATGACGTCAAACCTCCGATCGGTCTGAAGCTGTCGGCGCACAGCCCGGGCCCGATGCTTTCCCAGAAACGCCTTTGTTCCATCTGCGGCGACCGATCCTCTG gaAAGCACTATGGCGTGTACAGCTGCGAGGGCTGCAAAGGCTTTTTCAAGCGGACGGTGCGCAAAGACCTGACCTACACCTGTCGGGACACCAAGGACTGCATGGTCGACAAGAGGCAGAGGAACCGCTGCCAATACTGCCGCTACCAGAAGTGCCTGGCCATGGGCATGAAGAGAGAAG TGGCTAAGATGAGCGACAGAT CCGTCCAAGAGGAGCGCCAGAGGAACAAGGAGCGCGAGGGCGAGGTGGAGTCCACCAGCGTGGTCAACGAGGAGATGCCAGTGGAGAAGATTTTGGAGGCAGAGATGGCCGTGGAGCAGAAGACGGAGCTTCACGCCGACGGAAGCTCCGGAGGAAGCTCC CCCAACGACCCCGTCACCAACATCTGCCAGGCGGCGGACAAGCAGCTCTTCACGCTGGTGGAGTGGGCCAAGAGGATCCCGCACTTTTCTGAGCTGGCCCTCGACGATCAGGTTATCTTGCTACGCGCAG GTTGGAATGAGCTACTGATCGCCTCCTTCTCCCACCGCTCCATCTCGGTGAAGGACGGAATCTTGCTGGCCACCGGCCTCCACGTGCACCGGAGCAGCGCTCACAGCGCCGGCGTCGGAGCCATCTTTGACAG GGCGCACAATGCTGAGGTTGGGGCCATATTTGACAG GGTTTTGACGGAGCTGGTGAGCAAAATGAGAGACATGCAGATGGACAAGACCGAGCTGGGCTGCCTGCGCGCCATCATCCTCTTCAATCCAG ATGCCAAGGGTTTGTCCAACCCCAGCGAGGTGGAGCTGCTGAGGGAACGGGTGTACGCGTCCCTGGAGACGTACTGCAAGCAGAAGTACCCGGACCAGCAGGGCAG CTCTAATTGGCAGAAGTCGAGGGATCCAGTCACGTACGCTTCCGCCCTTAGGTTTGCCAAGCTCCTCCTGCGTCTGCCGGCGCTGCGCTCCATCGGCCTGAAGTGCCTGGAGCACCTGTTCTTCTTCAAGCTGATTGGCGACACGCCCATCGACACCTTCCTCATGGAGATGCTGGAGGCCCCTCACCAGCTCACCTAG
- the rxrba gene encoding retinoic acid receptor RXR-beta-A isoform X4, with protein sequence MGDSRDSRSPDSSSVSSPPSGQRSPPLVPSAAASMTSLPPISTAGVSSPISSIGSPFSVISSSLGSPCLPGTPSVGYGPISSPQINSTVSMSGLHTVSSSDDVKPPIGLKLSAHSPGPMLSQKRLCSICGDRSSGKHYGVYSCEGCKGFFKRTVRKDLTYTCRDTKDCMVDKRQRNRCQYCRYQKCLAMGMKREVAKMSDRSVQEERQRNKEREGEVESTSVVNEEMPVEKILEAEMAVEQKTELHADGSSGGSSPNDPVTNICQAADKQLFTLVEWAKRIPHFSELALDDQVILLRAGWNELLIASFSHRSISVKDGILLATGLHVHRSSAHSAGVGAIFDRAHNAEVGAIFDRVLTELVSKMRDMQMDKTELGCLRAIILFNPDAKGLSNPSEVELLRERVYASLETYCKQKYPDQQGRFAKLLLRLPALRSIGLKCLEHLFFFKLIGDTPIDTFLMEMLEAPHQLT encoded by the exons ATGGGAGACAGTCGAG ATTCACGGAGTCCGGACAGTTCGTCTGTGTCCTCCCCGCCATCAGGCCAGCGCTCGCCACCTCTGGTACCCTCCGCGGCGGCCTCCATGACCTCCCTGCCTCCCATCTCCACCGCCGGCGTCAGCAGCCCCATCAGTAGCATCGGTTCCCCTTTTTCGGTCATCAGCTCCTCGCTGGGCTCCCCCTGCCTGCCAGGAACGCCGTCGGTCGGCTACGGTCCCATCAGCAGTCCGCAG ATCAACTCCACAGTCTCCATGTCAGGACTTCACACGGTGAGCAGCTCAGATGACGTCAAACCTCCGATCGGTCTGAAGCTGTCGGCGCACAGCCCGGGCCCGATGCTTTCCCAGAAACGCCTTTGTTCCATCTGCGGCGACCGATCCTCTG gaAAGCACTATGGCGTGTACAGCTGCGAGGGCTGCAAAGGCTTTTTCAAGCGGACGGTGCGCAAAGACCTGACCTACACCTGTCGGGACACCAAGGACTGCATGGTCGACAAGAGGCAGAGGAACCGCTGCCAATACTGCCGCTACCAGAAGTGCCTGGCCATGGGCATGAAGAGAGAAG TGGCTAAGATGAGCGACAGAT CCGTCCAAGAGGAGCGCCAGAGGAACAAGGAGCGCGAGGGCGAGGTGGAGTCCACCAGCGTGGTCAACGAGGAGATGCCAGTGGAGAAGATTTTGGAGGCAGAGATGGCCGTGGAGCAGAAGACGGAGCTTCACGCCGACGGAAGCTCCGGAGGAAGCTCC CCCAACGACCCCGTCACCAACATCTGCCAGGCGGCGGACAAGCAGCTCTTCACGCTGGTGGAGTGGGCCAAGAGGATCCCGCACTTTTCTGAGCTGGCCCTCGACGATCAGGTTATCTTGCTACGCGCAG GTTGGAATGAGCTACTGATCGCCTCCTTCTCCCACCGCTCCATCTCGGTGAAGGACGGAATCTTGCTGGCCACCGGCCTCCACGTGCACCGGAGCAGCGCTCACAGCGCCGGCGTCGGAGCCATCTTTGACAG GGCGCACAATGCTGAGGTTGGGGCCATATTTGACAG GGTTTTGACGGAGCTGGTGAGCAAAATGAGAGACATGCAGATGGACAAGACCGAGCTGGGCTGCCTGCGCGCCATCATCCTCTTCAATCCAG ATGCCAAGGGTTTGTCCAACCCCAGCGAGGTGGAGCTGCTGAGGGAACGGGTGTACGCGTCCCTGGAGACGTACTGCAAGCAGAAGTACCCGGACCAGCAGGGCAG GTTTGCCAAGCTCCTCCTGCGTCTGCCGGCGCTGCGCTCCATCGGCCTGAAGTGCCTGGAGCACCTGTTCTTCTTCAAGCTGATTGGCGACACGCCCATCGACACCTTCCTCATGGAGATGCTGGAGGCCCCTCACCAGCTCACCTAG
- the rxrba gene encoding retinoic acid receptor RXR-beta-A isoform X6 yields the protein MGDSRDSRSPDSSSVSSPPSGQRSPPLVPSAAASMTSLPPISTAGVSSPISSIGSPFSVISSSLGSPCLPGTPSVGYGPISSPQINSTVSMSGLHTVSSSDDVKPPIGLKLSAHSPGPMLSQKRLCSICGDRSSGKHYGVYSCEGCKGFFKRTVRKDLTYTCRDTKDCMVDKRQRNRCQYCRYQKCLAMGMKREAVQEERQRNKEREGEVESTSVVNEEMPVEKILEAEMAVEQKTELHADGSSGGSSPNDPVTNICQAADKQLFTLVEWAKRIPHFSELALDDQVILLRAGWNELLIASFSHRSISVKDGILLATGLHVHRSSAHSAGVGAIFDRAHNAEVGAIFDRVLTELVSKMRDMQMDKTELGCLRAIILFNPDAKGLSNPSEVELLRERVYASLETYCKQKYPDQQGRFAKLLLRLPALRSIGLKCLEHLFFFKLIGDTPIDTFLMEMLEAPHQLT from the exons ATGGGAGACAGTCGAG ATTCACGGAGTCCGGACAGTTCGTCTGTGTCCTCCCCGCCATCAGGCCAGCGCTCGCCACCTCTGGTACCCTCCGCGGCGGCCTCCATGACCTCCCTGCCTCCCATCTCCACCGCCGGCGTCAGCAGCCCCATCAGTAGCATCGGTTCCCCTTTTTCGGTCATCAGCTCCTCGCTGGGCTCCCCCTGCCTGCCAGGAACGCCGTCGGTCGGCTACGGTCCCATCAGCAGTCCGCAG ATCAACTCCACAGTCTCCATGTCAGGACTTCACACGGTGAGCAGCTCAGATGACGTCAAACCTCCGATCGGTCTGAAGCTGTCGGCGCACAGCCCGGGCCCGATGCTTTCCCAGAAACGCCTTTGTTCCATCTGCGGCGACCGATCCTCTG gaAAGCACTATGGCGTGTACAGCTGCGAGGGCTGCAAAGGCTTTTTCAAGCGGACGGTGCGCAAAGACCTGACCTACACCTGTCGGGACACCAAGGACTGCATGGTCGACAAGAGGCAGAGGAACCGCTGCCAATACTGCCGCTACCAGAAGTGCCTGGCCATGGGCATGAAGAGAGAAG CCGTCCAAGAGGAGCGCCAGAGGAACAAGGAGCGCGAGGGCGAGGTGGAGTCCACCAGCGTGGTCAACGAGGAGATGCCAGTGGAGAAGATTTTGGAGGCAGAGATGGCCGTGGAGCAGAAGACGGAGCTTCACGCCGACGGAAGCTCCGGAGGAAGCTCC CCCAACGACCCCGTCACCAACATCTGCCAGGCGGCGGACAAGCAGCTCTTCACGCTGGTGGAGTGGGCCAAGAGGATCCCGCACTTTTCTGAGCTGGCCCTCGACGATCAGGTTATCTTGCTACGCGCAG GTTGGAATGAGCTACTGATCGCCTCCTTCTCCCACCGCTCCATCTCGGTGAAGGACGGAATCTTGCTGGCCACCGGCCTCCACGTGCACCGGAGCAGCGCTCACAGCGCCGGCGTCGGAGCCATCTTTGACAG GGCGCACAATGCTGAGGTTGGGGCCATATTTGACAG GGTTTTGACGGAGCTGGTGAGCAAAATGAGAGACATGCAGATGGACAAGACCGAGCTGGGCTGCCTGCGCGCCATCATCCTCTTCAATCCAG ATGCCAAGGGTTTGTCCAACCCCAGCGAGGTGGAGCTGCTGAGGGAACGGGTGTACGCGTCCCTGGAGACGTACTGCAAGCAGAAGTACCCGGACCAGCAGGGCAG GTTTGCCAAGCTCCTCCTGCGTCTGCCGGCGCTGCGCTCCATCGGCCTGAAGTGCCTGGAGCACCTGTTCTTCTTCAAGCTGATTGGCGACACGCCCATCGACACCTTCCTCATGGAGATGCTGGAGGCCCCTCACCAGCTCACCTAG
- the rxrba gene encoding retinoic acid receptor RXR-beta-A isoform X5 — translation MGDSRDSRSPDSSSVSSPPSGQRSPPLVPSAAASMTSLPPISTAGVSSPISSIGSPFSVISSSLGSPCLPGTPSVGYGPISSPQINSTVSMSGLHTVSSSDDVKPPIGLKLSAHSPGPMLSQKRLCSICGDRSSGKHYGVYSCEGCKGFFKRTVRKDLTYTCRDTKDCMVDKRQRNRCQYCRYQKCLAMGMKREAVQEERQRNKEREGEVESTSVVNEEMPVEKILEAEMAVEQKTELHADGSSGGSSPNDPVTNICQAADKQLFTLVEWAKRIPHFSELALDDQVILLRAGWNELLIASFSHRSISVKDGILLATGLHVHRSSAHSAGVGAIFDRVLTELVSKMRDMQMDKTELGCLRAIILFNPDAKGLSNPSEVELLRERVYASLETYCKQKYPDQQGSSNWQKSRDPVTYASALRFAKLLLRLPALRSIGLKCLEHLFFFKLIGDTPIDTFLMEMLEAPHQLT, via the exons ATGGGAGACAGTCGAG ATTCACGGAGTCCGGACAGTTCGTCTGTGTCCTCCCCGCCATCAGGCCAGCGCTCGCCACCTCTGGTACCCTCCGCGGCGGCCTCCATGACCTCCCTGCCTCCCATCTCCACCGCCGGCGTCAGCAGCCCCATCAGTAGCATCGGTTCCCCTTTTTCGGTCATCAGCTCCTCGCTGGGCTCCCCCTGCCTGCCAGGAACGCCGTCGGTCGGCTACGGTCCCATCAGCAGTCCGCAG ATCAACTCCACAGTCTCCATGTCAGGACTTCACACGGTGAGCAGCTCAGATGACGTCAAACCTCCGATCGGTCTGAAGCTGTCGGCGCACAGCCCGGGCCCGATGCTTTCCCAGAAACGCCTTTGTTCCATCTGCGGCGACCGATCCTCTG gaAAGCACTATGGCGTGTACAGCTGCGAGGGCTGCAAAGGCTTTTTCAAGCGGACGGTGCGCAAAGACCTGACCTACACCTGTCGGGACACCAAGGACTGCATGGTCGACAAGAGGCAGAGGAACCGCTGCCAATACTGCCGCTACCAGAAGTGCCTGGCCATGGGCATGAAGAGAGAAG CCGTCCAAGAGGAGCGCCAGAGGAACAAGGAGCGCGAGGGCGAGGTGGAGTCCACCAGCGTGGTCAACGAGGAGATGCCAGTGGAGAAGATTTTGGAGGCAGAGATGGCCGTGGAGCAGAAGACGGAGCTTCACGCCGACGGAAGCTCCGGAGGAAGCTCC CCCAACGACCCCGTCACCAACATCTGCCAGGCGGCGGACAAGCAGCTCTTCACGCTGGTGGAGTGGGCCAAGAGGATCCCGCACTTTTCTGAGCTGGCCCTCGACGATCAGGTTATCTTGCTACGCGCAG GTTGGAATGAGCTACTGATCGCCTCCTTCTCCCACCGCTCCATCTCGGTGAAGGACGGAATCTTGCTGGCCACCGGCCTCCACGTGCACCGGAGCAGCGCTCACAGCGCCGGCGTCGGAGCCATCTTTGACAG GGTTTTGACGGAGCTGGTGAGCAAAATGAGAGACATGCAGATGGACAAGACCGAGCTGGGCTGCCTGCGCGCCATCATCCTCTTCAATCCAG ATGCCAAGGGTTTGTCCAACCCCAGCGAGGTGGAGCTGCTGAGGGAACGGGTGTACGCGTCCCTGGAGACGTACTGCAAGCAGAAGTACCCGGACCAGCAGGGCAG CTCTAATTGGCAGAAGTCGAGGGATCCAGTCACGTACGCTTCCGCCCTTAGGTTTGCCAAGCTCCTCCTGCGTCTGCCGGCGCTGCGCTCCATCGGCCTGAAGTGCCTGGAGCACCTGTTCTTCTTCAAGCTGATTGGCGACACGCCCATCGACACCTTCCTCATGGAGATGCTGGAGGCCCCTCACCAGCTCACCTAG